In Poecile atricapillus isolate bPoeAtr1 chromosome 16, bPoeAtr1.hap1, whole genome shotgun sequence, the DNA window AGGAATGGCCTTTACACACTGCTTTTGTTCCCTGGGACAACTTGCATCCCTAAAAACAACttcctgggtgctgcaggaatGGGGACTCTCCTGCACAAGGGGCAGTAGGCTGGAATTCCTTTCTTTGCAAAAGGGATTCCTGTGACTGtcacagctgggaaaagggaatgggCCCCATGTTGAGCTCCTGACAGGGTGGGAGGTAGGAGATGGAGCTGTGGGCATTCCTCCAGTGGGAATAAAGAGTGCTGTTGCCTTTACAAACCCGTCTGCCTGGCATTGCCTGTCTTCTGCTAAGCATTTCAAAGGTTACAAGAGGGgtaaaaatagcatttttcaaGCTGACTTGTTCTGGGTTTATATTTAAACTAAAGAACATTGAGCACTTTCAGTTGAAATTTTGTTATGCTCCTGCTTCTTAGTCTGGGACTGTAAAATAAATTGGatttgcttttggttttcttttttttttttttcctttgatatttGTATAATTCCAGCTAAAACTAGAAGGCCCTGCTTCCCTCAGCCAGGTGCTGCTTTTAAAGCCTGATTTAACCCTTTCAGTGTAAGAGTGACTTGCTTTGTGTgctggaagaaaaaacaaaggtacTGCACATTACACCACACAGGTGTTCTTTCTAACactatttggattttttttttttttttaactaatcaTCTGtctttttgttgtctttttatACAATAAGGTGACATTATAATCCATGAAATTCTCCAGGGTAGTTCTGGCTTAGTGGGAATCAGACACATAATCCCCAGAACCACTTTTTGGACATTTTCAGCCAAATTTTGAGTCTCCCTGTCTTGAAAAGGGGGAATCAGTACAACACAGATGTTAAGGCAGTGAAAGGCAGGAGAAACCCTGTTAATTTCTCTCAGCACATTCTTGTCAGAGAGGACAGAGGATTCTGAGTATGTTTAATACCAAGACTGTTGTGTAACAACAGAGTCCAGCCTCTCTCTCCCAGGCACCTTGAGGCTGATGTAGCAAAGAGAAGCTCAGTTACAAATAACTGTAGCCTCTTCTAAAACTATACCCAGCTCTAAAAGTTCTTCAAGTTGATGCTATTCCTGAAAGCAAGACTGCTTTTTTGTGCTTTTGACCCCATTTCAAGGCTTTTTACAGCAGCAATTcatgattttctttatttggaAACCCTTCTTACCCTGCTTTGGCTGAGTTTTGATTCATagctgagctgctggaagctgcacaACCGTTGTAGGATGCGCTTCTGTTGTGCTATTAACGGGCTCAAACATCCATGGAaacattcccccagcactgtcaTCCTGTTCCCTGgcttcccccagcactgccatccCACCAAAAACCAGGTGGGAACCACGAGGGGACCAGAGGGAATCGGGACAGCCTCACCCCTTCGTGGAGCTCCAGCCCCGTTAATAACAAACAGCACAACCATGAATAAATAAGAGCCTGGATTGTTTACTGAGCGTTTTATTTGTACAAAGAGGCATAGCAGGGAGTGAGGAATGAGAGCAAACAGGAATTCTGCTCCCGAgaatgcagagctggggctgggagcttcACCATCcacccccaggagcagcacgGGCTGCAGGCCAGGCTTCACAGCGATGAAGGACCGAGAAAAATCAGGAACACAGGAATCAGCGAGCAaaaggaggagcagaaagcaaTAGAACagtgctgccctgctgcctcaCTCTTGGATTAACAACTCCAtctgttccaggccaggctcaCTGTCATTTCacaagacagaaagaaaatccctGTTCAATTCCAGCACTTGGTGTCCttcaaacagaaaggaaaacacctCGGATGCAGCGCAAGGGCTTGAGAACAAATCACCAATCTTTCTGGAAGTTACATTTTAAAACTCTAAATAAATTACTAAGCAAAACCACCCCTGTGTTAAATATCTAATAATTAGTAAAATCCAGTTACTACTTGTAGcagtgcaaaataaaatagcagCATTTGTATGGAAGTGGGATTCAGTGTAAACGCTTGTTACTGAAACTGCGTAAAATGGGTCTGGCTGGAGCTCAAACTCTTCCAGAGCCTCTGCCTGGCTTGCAGACCTTTGGAGGCTCCTGTTTCCGGGAGGACAGTGACCAGCACATGCTGGAATCCCTCACCTGCACCCCAGGTTCAGCAGGCCTGCTTTGATGGGAGGCTATTTGGGGCTTTTTAGCCTCAAAGCAAATATTAACTTTAGAGTTAAAGCAAATAAAGTTGGGAATGAGAAGCCTGGCCCCGGAAAACTACACCAGGATCGGGGCATACATCAGTGTTTCTGCTCAGAAGCAAGAACGGACCAGACCCCTCACCCACTGCTGAGTGGGTCACTGAGCTCTTAcctttggaatatttttgaatgggaccttaaagctcatcctgttCTACTCCCTGCCCTGACAGGGACACCctccactaccccaggttgctccaagccccgtcccaCCCCCAGGACTCAGCGTTCAAACAAGGACCTGAATTAATCAGAAAGCAAGAAGTAGACGTGGTGTGAGCGAGCACGTGGAGCTGCTCCTCGGGCAATGTCCCCAATCTCGCCCTGTTCTGGTGACAACCCAGGCCCCGGGGATGCTGTCGAGCACACGGTGTGGGATCAGCCTCGCCAAAacgctgggatttgggaggcaGGCGCGTTGCTCCAGACCCGCTCCGAGCCAGACGGGTTCGCTGCGGACACAcccccaggagctccaggagtgtcTGCTCAGGGAAGGGGTGGTTTCCAGCACCCGGCCTGACCACTGCTGGAAGCCACATCACGATGGAGCCATGTGATAGAGCACGGGCGGAGATGGGTGAAAAGCCACACTCGCATCCTCAGGGcatccccagcagctgaggggagCGAGGGCAGGACGGTGGGGACCGGACGGGAGAACCTGCTGGGTCCAGAGCAGCGCCGGGATGGTACCGGATGGTACCGGATGGTGCCGGGTACCAGACGGGAGAACCGGCAGGACTGAAGCGGTGCTGGGATGGTGGATGCCAGGGGGGAGAACCAGGTGGGATGCAGCATTCTCTCGGTGCCCCGGCGGATCCCGCTCCGCTACCGCCGCCGGACGGGCCGGTAGACACAGATGGCCATGAGGATGATGGTGAGCAGGAGAGCGCTGAGGATGCTGCCCAGCAGCACTGCGGCGGGAAGAGAAAGAACATTAATAAAACACTCCCTGACCAACTCCCGAGCCCCCGGCCGGGTCGTGGCGAGGCTGTACCCGCTGCCCCCCGCTCCTCACCCAGGTTctggtgctgcagcacagcGTAGGGCCGGCTGCGCTCCGCCGGGCCCGGcgacagcggggacagcgcccacccccgcgccgccgccagCCCCATGGCGACACAGCACGGAGCCCGCCGGTCCCCGGGCTTTGTGCGCcgggcccggccctgccccttcctgccgcccgccccgccccgggacCGGGCTTCCGGGGGAGCGGAGCGAtggagcggcaccgggagcggccccgggaaCGGCCCCGGGAGCGAcaccgggagcggcaccgggagcggcaccgggagcgcCCCGCGCCCGGGCGGGGGAGACCCGCGTGTCCACCCCGCGTGTCCACCCCGCGTGTCCACCCCGCGTGTCCACCCTGCGTGTCCCTGCGCCCCCGTGGGCATCTTCTCTCCCCGCCCCAGCCCCGTGGTGTCCCTCCAAGCCCTGTGTGTTCCCCCAGCCCAAGAACGTGGGTTCTTTAAGGTGTTTTATAGGCCCCCAAACACCGAAGAACACGGTGATGCTGCACTGGGAGCGATGGGACGGGGAAGCCACGGCAGGTGGCTGATTCACACCAGCCCAGGGATGCCTCACCCCGACCcaaatttggttttaaaatgagACGTATTAGGGTCTTTCCCTCTTCAAATGCCTATTCCCTGGGATGGGGCGGCAGGAGACACCGACCTGCCCGGCTTCAGCAGCACCTGGGACCCACCCCGGGGTTCGGGCAATTCCTCGGCCGGACTTTGGATCTTTGTAGCAGGACAAGGTGTGCCGGGACAGCGCCagccccccgtgtccccatgccCAGCCCGAGCTCGGCGCTCCACGAACACAGCACGGCGAGCTCcggctcctctccctcccctcatCTCCGAGCATCGGCATCAGCTTTATTTTCCAAACACTCACAGCTACACACATGCACGGGGGTGGGGGGCCCGCGGGCACCTCCGAGCGAGGCAATCCCTCCATCCGCTGCGGGAATTGGGGTTCTCCTTGGCCCCTCGGCTGCCGGGCCCCAGCAGTGCCGGTCCCGTTCTCCCTGCCGTGGATCGCCGCTTTTCCTGCCGGCAGCGAGAACGGGCTCTGCTCCGCCGCCACCGGTGTGCCCGTGGAGATGCCAGCTCCGCTCCGTGCCGAGGAGGGCGATGGCAGCTGCCCCATCGCTGCCCCATCGCTGCCCCAAGGAGGGAGCCAGAGcggtccccgtgtcccccggcCGCGCTACAGGACGGGGGCCATGCCCACCCCCTCTGCCTGGGGGGCTCTGGAGATCTTCTCGGGCCGAATGCAGACGGCGAGGCGCTGAGCGAGAGACAGAGCACAGCGGCTTTCCCTCCGAGCCCTTCCCAGGCAGCTCTCCCGGTGGGATTTCATTGCCACGCCAAGACGCTGAGGATGTGTCAAGCACCTGACCCGAGTGGggtccctgcccaccccagcccacccaggaGCCGTGGGAttgtccctcctgctcctgaccTGCTTGAGGGACCCCGGCGTCCAGACGAGCTTGTACACCATGTAGAGGGGGATGCAGATGAAGGACGATGCTCCGATGAGGAATCCCACGGAGATGCTCCACTCGGGGTACTGGTAGTCAAAgagggtcaggggtggctgctccaggagggaGCTGATGACTATGAACTGTGACAAGAAGAGCCACAGGGCCCCCGTGAGCAGCTTGGGCCCCTCTCACCAAGACAcacattgaggggctggagcatgtccagagaagggagcagagctggggaaggggctggagcaccaggagcagctgagggagctggaaaaggggctcagcctggagaaaaggaggctcaggggggatcTTCTATCTccccacaactccctgacaggagggtggcCAGGTGTGGTTGGATTCTGCACCCAGGGAACAAGGGATAGAAGCaaaggaaatggcctcaagttgtgccaggttATGTTGGACATCAGGGAGAATTTTCTCACCAAaagggctgtgcagccctggcacagctgcccagggcagtgctggagtccccatccTGGAGGGGTTTAacagatgtgtagatgtggggacatggggacatgggttggtggtggccttggcagtgctgggtaaTGCTTtgatcttagagggcttttaaaccctaaataaataattcaaaaacctaaataattctctggtctccccagccctggcaggggtggcagcTCACCCCACAGGTTATCACAGGGTACAAGAATGGAACAAAAGcgtctttaaggtcccttccaacccaagccattctgtgattccatgattctatgaagaCCATCCATGTcctgccatcccaaatcccagccagcATGGACATCACAGGGACATCTCCcaggctgccagccctggctgggtgaGGGCTCTGTCTAACCAGCCCCGTGAGCCAGCAGCCTTCAAGGgctgctcagccctgtgctgaAACAAACCCGTTTGCTGTGTGCTTTGATGATAATACTCCTCTCTTAATAACCAGGGCAAAGTGCTTAGAGCCATAATTAATCCTCACAAGGCCTCTTCTCCTGCAGATCCGGTGAGATTAGACCCCTCTGCCGACGGCAGCCTTTGAAGTGCCGTGGGAGCTGGCATTTCAAAGGGACGGATCCAGCCCAGCACACGGGAGATGGACCCgtggccagccctgccagggatgCTGCGTGCTGGGAGGATGAGACAAAGCTGAGCTTGCACCGGTGTGAGCACCCAGCTTTGCCCTGGAGCTGTGGAAGAGGCTGGAAAATGAACTTCCAGCTCCCTTTCTGTGGGCACTGTGGTGGTGCccgtggctggagcagcagcacggGGAGAGCTGGCATGagctcccacagccctgtgtggtcccctgtgtgaccccaggGTGGTCTCCTGGCAGCTTGGTGACCTCATGTGAGTCAGAGGGGAGTTATCCATGGCACGGGGAGCTGGGCAGCAGAGGGGAGTGGCTGTCCTGTGAGGTGTCCAGAGGGACAGAGATTGTCCCTAATTCTGCCATGGATACTCactgccagcagggctgggctgatgGCGACCCAGCACAGCTTCCAGAAGAGCCCCGGGGTGAAGCCCAGCATGGCTTTGACATCGTGGGAGAACCTCTGGATCCCTGCCAGGGGAGAGAGCCCTCAGAGCCCAGGGATCCCACTGGGGACGTGGGTTCAGTGATATCCACATGGGCACAACGCCCTctgttcccatcccagcctggccaggagccCCACACGGGATCCAGCTCCCGGGATTTACTCACCTGTGCAGGGTCACACACCCGTGCAGGTGCCCACGGGGTGTTTTCCATGACAGAGGCAGTTTCTTACCATAAAACCAGGAGACAGCGATGGTTTCCAGGAGCACAACagccaggatggagcagccagCACCGAactcctccagcagcttcacCACGTAGGCTCCCCCCTGGAGCAGCACGAGGAGGGGGAGGCTGCAGACCCCACGGGGGTGAAGGAGGGGATGTGGGGGGCCAGGGCGGGGTGGTGCCAGTGGAACTCACGTAGgtgagggtgctgagggagCCCAGGAAACAGACGGTGATGAGGCCAAGGACGAAGAGCTCCCGTcgccctgccaggacctgggggTACTCGTCCATCACGGCCGTGATCACGGCCTCCAAGCCTCCAAACTGCAAAGGAAATGCTGGCATGGGGTGGGGAAATGGGATGTGGGGACAGTCCTGCTCTCCAAGAAAATCCACATGGCAGAGTGGGGATGTCCCATCCCTTctttccatcccatcccatcccttcccagcccttcccaaggCCATAACTCCCCTCACTCACTGTCACCTCACTATCAGCCATGGGACATGGCCACCCCCAAGTCCCTGccggggacacagctggactgTCCCGCTCCTACCGTGCTGTCCAGCCCCAGGGTGATCATCATCAGGAAGAAAACGATGGCGAAGAAGGTGGATCCCACCATGTTGGCGATTGCTTCAGGGTAGGTGATGAAGAGGAGGCTGGGCCCTAGGAGGGGACACTGGCTTGGTTGGctgttccctggcacagctctaaGGGTGGGGATTCGGGGAAGAGACTGCTGGAGGGAGGAGAACCTT includes these proteins:
- the C16H12orf76 gene encoding uncharacterized protein C12orf76 homolog, with the translated sequence MGLAAARGWALSPLSPGPAERSRPYAVLQHQNLVLLGSILSALLLTIILMAICVYRPVRRR